From the genome of Hymenobacter cellulosilyticus, one region includes:
- the rpsS gene encoding 30S ribosomal protein S19: MARSLKKGPYIDFRLEKKVTAMEDSGKKSVVKTWSRRSMISPDFVGHTFAVHNGNKFIPVYVTENMVGHKLGEFAPTRNFRGHIAKKDKGKR; encoded by the coding sequence ATGGCACGTTCGCTAAAAAAAGGGCCGTACATTGACTTCCGGCTCGAGAAGAAAGTCACGGCAATGGAAGATTCCGGCAAAAAGTCGGTGGTGAAGACCTGGTCTCGCCGCTCGATGATTTCGCCCGACTTCGTAGGCCACACCTTCGCCGTTCACAACGGCAATAAGTTCATCCCGGTGTATGTAACGGAGAACATGGTAGGTCACAAACTCGGTGAGTTTGCCCCCACCCGTAACTTCCGTGGCCACATCGCCAAGAAAGATAAAGGCAAGCGCTAA